From the genome of Vibrio navarrensis, one region includes:
- the pntB gene encoding Re/Si-specific NAD(P)(+) transhydrogenase subunit beta: protein MSAGLVQAAYIVAALFFILSLAGLSKQESARAGNYYGIAGMSIALIATVFSPSAQGFAWVILAMVIGGGIGIHFAKKVEMTEMPELVAILHSFVGMAAVLVGYNSFIAPPQPVSVDVAGMHAEHVIHLVEVFLGVFIGAVTFTGSIVAFGKLRGVISSSPLNLPHKHKMNLAAIVVSTLLMIYFVKADGSMFALIVMTLIAFAFGYHLVASIGGADMPVVVSMLNSYSGWAAAAAGFMLANDLLIVTGALVGSSGAILSYIMCKAMNRSFISVIAGGFGQEVVISSDQEYGEHREVSAEEVAEMLKNSTSVIITPGYGMAVAQAQYPVHEITEKLRAQGINVRFGIHPVAGRLPGHMNVLLAEAKVPYDIVLEMDEINEDFSETDTVLVIGANDTVNPAALEDPNSPIAGMPVLEVWHAKNVIVFKRSMNTGYAGVQNPLFFKENTSMLFGDAKESVDAISKAL, encoded by the coding sequence ATGTCTGCAGGATTAGTACAGGCGGCATACATCGTTGCTGCTCTATTTTTCATCTTAAGTTTGGCGGGATTATCCAAACAGGAATCGGCTCGTGCAGGGAACTATTACGGAATCGCGGGGATGTCGATTGCCTTAATCGCGACTGTTTTTAGCCCGAGTGCACAAGGGTTTGCGTGGGTGATTCTCGCCATGGTGATCGGTGGTGGTATTGGTATCCACTTTGCGAAAAAAGTTGAAATGACCGAGATGCCGGAACTAGTCGCGATTTTGCACAGCTTCGTGGGTATGGCGGCAGTATTAGTTGGCTACAACAGCTTTATCGCGCCACCACAACCGGTTTCTGTCGATGTCGCAGGAATGCACGCTGAACATGTCATTCATTTAGTCGAAGTTTTCCTTGGTGTGTTTATCGGGGCAGTAACCTTTACTGGTTCGATCGTTGCGTTTGGTAAGCTACGCGGGGTGATCTCTTCATCGCCGCTAAACTTGCCGCATAAGCACAAAATGAACTTAGCAGCGATCGTCGTTTCTACTCTACTTATGATCTACTTCGTGAAAGCCGACGGAAGCATGTTTGCGCTCATTGTGATGACGTTGATCGCGTTTGCTTTCGGTTATCACTTAGTGGCGTCCATCGGTGGGGCAGATATGCCAGTGGTGGTTTCGATGCTCAACTCTTACTCTGGTTGGGCAGCTGCGGCAGCTGGCTTTATGCTGGCAAACGATTTGCTGATTGTTACTGGCGCGCTGGTTGGTTCTTCTGGTGCAATTCTCTCTTACATCATGTGTAAAGCAATGAACCGCTCTTTCATCAGTGTTATTGCTGGCGGTTTTGGTCAGGAAGTGGTTATCTCTTCCGATCAAGAATATGGCGAACACCGTGAAGTCAGTGCAGAAGAAGTGGCTGAAATGCTGAAAAACTCGACCTCTGTCATCATTACTCCCGGGTATGGTATGGCTGTTGCGCAAGCACAATATCCCGTACATGAAATCACTGAGAAACTACGAGCTCAAGGGATTAATGTCAGATTTGGTATTCACCCAGTCGCGGGACGCTTGCCGGGTCATATGAACGTTTTGCTTGCAGAAGCGAAAGTCCCTTACGATATCGTGCTTGAGATGGACGAAATTAATGAAGACTTCTCAGAAACCGATACTGTTTTGGTCATTGGGGCAAACGACACGGTTAACCCTGCCGCGCTGGAAGACCCAAATAGCCCGATAGCGGGAATGCCAGTGCTAGAGGTATGGCACGCGAAGAACGTTATTGTGTTTAAGCGTTCAATGAACACGGGATACGCAGGTGTTCAAAACCCTCTGTTCTTTAAAGAGAATACCTCGATGCTATTTGGTGATGCCAAAGAGAGTGTCGATGCCATCTCTAAAGCACTTTAA
- the yciH gene encoding stress response translation initiation inhibitor YciH: MTLVYSTETGRIEQDEPTKAQRPKGDGIVRIQRETKGRKGKGVCVITGLDLDDAPLKLLAAELKKTCGCGGSVKDGNIEIQGDVREKIKAYLEKKGMKVKLAGG, encoded by the coding sequence ATGACTCTTGTATACTCCACAGAGACAGGCCGAATTGAGCAAGATGAGCCTACTAAAGCACAACGTCCAAAAGGCGACGGTATTGTACGCATCCAGCGCGAAACCAAAGGTCGTAAAGGCAAAGGTGTATGTGTCATTACAGGGCTAGATCTTGATGATGCACCTCTTAAGCTACTTGCTGCAGAGTTGAAGAAAACCTGCGGTTGTGGCGGCTCAGTCAAAGACGGAAACATTGAAATTCAGGGTGATGTTCGAGAGAAAATTAAAGCATACCTAGAGAAAAAAGGCATGAAAGTTAAACTAGCAGGCGGATAG
- a CDS encoding D-alanine--D-alanine ligase, with protein MKRNILLLCGGGSSEHEISLLSAGFLEQQLNLIEGVNVCKVEIKNEGWFDQQGNLVYLDIHTNSIKSDYASDVIKIDFIVPCIHGYPGETGDIQSLFELANIPYFGCGPEASSNSFNKITSKLWYDAIGIPNTPYLFLTKNDQTAHLKSAEAFAKWGKVFVKAARQGSSVGCYSVTKQEELDEAIDKAFTFSHQVLVEKAVKPRELEVAAYEMNGELHISKPGEIIAPAGSFYSYDEKYSASSHSLTEVEATNLTQKQLDTIRECSEKVFRQMNLRHLSRIDFFLTEEGEIYLNEVNTFPGMTPISMFPKMLQHNGHLFHDYLADCIERSITA; from the coding sequence ATGAAGAGAAACATCCTACTTCTGTGTGGCGGAGGCTCATCAGAGCATGAGATTTCGCTGCTTTCAGCCGGCTTTCTTGAGCAGCAATTGAACCTCATTGAAGGCGTGAACGTTTGCAAAGTTGAAATCAAAAATGAAGGTTGGTTTGATCAGCAAGGCAATCTAGTTTACCTAGATATCCACACCAATAGCATTAAAAGCGACTATGCTAGCGATGTCATAAAGATTGACTTCATCGTGCCTTGTATCCATGGTTATCCTGGTGAGACAGGAGATATCCAATCTCTGTTTGAACTTGCCAATATTCCTTATTTCGGTTGTGGTCCAGAAGCGAGTAGCAATAGCTTTAATAAAATCACGTCAAAGCTTTGGTATGATGCCATCGGCATTCCCAATACTCCGTACCTCTTTTTGACTAAAAATGATCAGACTGCGCACTTAAAAAGTGCCGAAGCTTTTGCAAAGTGGGGAAAAGTGTTTGTTAAAGCGGCGAGACAGGGCTCTTCTGTGGGATGTTACAGCGTGACTAAACAGGAAGAGCTCGACGAGGCGATCGACAAAGCGTTTACTTTCTCTCATCAAGTCCTCGTAGAAAAAGCGGTTAAACCACGTGAGCTTGAGGTCGCAGCTTACGAAATGAACGGTGAACTGCATATTTCAAAACCAGGTGAAATCATCGCACCTGCAGGTTCATTTTATAGCTACGATGAGAAATACAGCGCTAGCAGCCATTCTTTGACCGAAGTAGAAGCAACAAATTTAACTCAAAAACAACTCGATACTATTCGTGAATGCAGTGAGAAAGTATTTAGACAGATGAACCTGCGCCACCTGTCTCGGATTGACTTCTTTTTAACAGAGGAGGGAGAGATCTACCTTAATGAAGTGAATACATTCCCTGGTATGACTCCTATCTCGATGTTCCCTAAGATGTTGCAGCACAACGGTCATCTGTTCCATGACTATCTTGCAGACTGCATTGAGCGTTCAATCACAGCTTAA
- a CDS encoding YoaH family protein encodes MFDDLPPLSHQEQQKAVERIQKLMSEGMSTAQAIKIVAEQIRAEYKTNDKASH; translated from the coding sequence ATGTTTGATGATCTGCCACCGCTATCACATCAAGAACAGCAAAAAGCTGTAGAGAGAATCCAGAAACTTATGTCCGAGGGAATGAGTACAGCCCAAGCAATAAAAATCGTTGCAGAGCAGATTAGGGCAGAGTACAAGACTAACGACAAAGCAAGTCACTAG
- the vxrA gene encoding sensor histidine kinase VxrA has protein sequence MFNKRLFSLIISLLILPQIALADSLPERIDRFSELFDFNSAVKSYDIRDMQSTFPTRLLSPESMQPQTASYPLKDIQQLYQLSKTCNGKLPLSPLITEPLVFTRAMCKGSKLTSRWFSRSALIHPGGGTYAARYVEKYPEEKETLKKYMHIQEREEDQGDELLTSLKSMNEEAINALISGANMFLEKDNLWLRRGDYYYIFDKDTWSENVEKAGLSLTLAPDTGSCFVQRGNICWNLEDHSQVLRISMIVLVIANIMLVAGWAVYRWNSKRQEMKSRMLVLQILTHELRTPIASLSLTVEGFRREFEHLPETVYDEFRRLCEDTRRLRQLAEASKDYLQSDNQPLATEWIPSVEEWLMFKLEDQFPEGVQLCIDRDVAAKINVYWLGTCVDNLIRNAVKYGVAPVVLNVSTSDNKLVIEVKDNGVLTSKDWTHLRKPFVSKSGLGLGLTIVESMVGRMGGKMKLIGPPTTFILEIPCETDVATR, from the coding sequence TTGTTCAATAAGCGTCTTTTTTCACTCATCATTAGCCTTCTGATCCTGCCGCAAATTGCGTTGGCGGATTCGTTGCCAGAGCGCATAGACCGCTTTAGCGAATTATTCGACTTCAATAGCGCAGTTAAAAGTTATGACATCCGTGACATGCAGTCGACTTTTCCTACGCGTTTACTTTCTCCTGAATCCATGCAGCCCCAAACGGCGAGCTACCCACTTAAAGATATTCAACAGCTTTATCAACTGTCTAAGACATGCAACGGAAAGCTGCCTCTCAGTCCATTGATCACTGAGCCCTTAGTGTTTACACGTGCGATGTGTAAAGGTTCAAAGTTGACCTCTCGCTGGTTCTCACGTTCAGCGCTAATTCATCCTGGTGGTGGTACTTATGCGGCAAGATACGTCGAGAAATACCCTGAAGAAAAAGAAACGCTCAAGAAATACATGCATATCCAGGAGCGAGAAGAAGATCAAGGCGATGAATTGCTTACCAGCTTGAAATCAATGAATGAAGAAGCCATAAACGCATTGATTTCCGGGGCAAACATGTTCCTTGAGAAAGATAACCTGTGGCTTCGTCGTGGCGACTACTACTATATTTTTGATAAAGATACTTGGTCAGAAAATGTTGAAAAAGCTGGGTTATCACTGACTTTGGCGCCCGATACTGGGAGCTGCTTCGTGCAAAGAGGCAACATCTGCTGGAATCTTGAAGATCATTCGCAAGTGTTGCGCATTTCAATGATCGTGCTCGTGATTGCCAACATAATGCTTGTAGCAGGTTGGGCGGTTTATCGTTGGAACAGCAAACGACAAGAGATGAAAAGTCGTATGCTGGTACTACAAATTCTCACTCATGAACTTCGTACACCGATCGCCAGTCTATCATTGACCGTTGAAGGGTTTCGTCGAGAGTTTGAGCACTTACCGGAAACCGTTTATGATGAGTTTCGAAGGTTATGCGAAGATACCCGCCGATTAAGACAACTCGCGGAAGCAAGTAAAGATTATCTTCAGTCAGACAATCAGCCTTTAGCGACGGAATGGATACCTTCTGTCGAAGAGTGGCTAATGTTTAAATTGGAAGACCAGTTTCCGGAAGGCGTACAACTTTGCATTGATCGTGATGTCGCAGCAAAAATTAATGTTTATTGGTTGGGAACTTGTGTTGACAATCTTATTCGAAATGCAGTGAAGTATGGTGTTGCGCCTGTCGTTTTGAACGTGAGCACCAGTGACAATAAGTTAGTGATTGAAGTAAAAGACAATGGCGTGTTGACCAGCAAAGACTGGACGCACTTACGTAAGCCATTTGTCAGTAAAAGTGGTTTAGGGCTGGGCCTAACCATTGTTGAATCTATGGTTGGACGAATGGGAGGAAAAATGAAACTCATTGGTCCACCAACTACGTTTATTTTGGAGATACCTTGTGAAACAGACGTTGCTACTCGTTGA
- a CDS encoding DUF2861 family protein has product MRSLFLASFVTSLFVQPVYGVDWFEKNTPLTQAHKHLLEDDLSGMFDSFVEVWQSSPNDTLKSHLNELLILSLERDCGKSLTKKKLPVWASGVNIIRQTIQSPGRDTHRLVIDVRSTLSLSNVSITRWIDRSVSADSLFNEVSGDGVTMRENEKRYQKRYNLSGKLESGLYRLLIEAEDGSDWSGWVILGEPTAPQYVRWASKENWKVEKRALMNPYCPLPEMNVGLYDFVNGQYERIWNKTYESDYPESLELEGIPNERYVLAVSLNTRRWQGDIIVEQSQTISRTYDITQE; this is encoded by the coding sequence ATGCGCAGTCTATTCCTTGCTTCTTTCGTTACATCCCTCTTCGTTCAACCAGTCTACGGGGTAGACTGGTTTGAGAAGAATACGCCACTAACTCAAGCTCACAAACATCTTCTGGAAGATGATCTCTCAGGCATGTTTGATTCATTTGTCGAAGTCTGGCAATCATCACCGAATGATACCTTGAAATCCCACCTAAATGAGCTGCTGATCTTATCTTTAGAGCGCGATTGTGGAAAATCACTCACTAAGAAAAAGCTGCCTGTATGGGCAAGCGGCGTCAATATCATCCGACAGACCATCCAAAGTCCCGGGAGAGATACTCACCGACTTGTTATTGATGTGAGATCAACGCTTTCTCTTAGTAATGTGAGTATTACACGCTGGATAGACCGCTCCGTATCGGCAGATAGCCTATTTAATGAAGTCTCTGGTGACGGTGTCACGATGAGAGAAAACGAAAAACGTTACCAAAAGCGCTACAATTTATCAGGAAAACTGGAATCTGGACTTTATCGCCTTCTTATCGAAGCGGAAGATGGTAGTGATTGGAGTGGCTGGGTAATTCTTGGAGAGCCCACGGCTCCTCAATATGTCCGTTGGGCATCGAAAGAGAATTGGAAAGTGGAAAAACGTGCCTTGATGAATCCATATTGCCCACTACCAGAGATGAATGTGGGGCTATATGACTTCGTCAATGGACAATACGAACGGATATGGAACAAGACTTATGAGTCTGACTACCCAGAAAGCCTTGAGCTTGAAGGCATTCCCAATGAACGTTATGTCCTTGCCGTTAGCCTTAACACAAGACGTTGGCAAGGGGACATTATTGTCGAACAGTCTCAAACCATCAGCCGTACCTACGATATTACGCAAGAATAA
- a CDS encoding conjugal transfer protein TraF, producing MKMKNRYLAATIAALCGSSVANAANYAIEARSDAMGGVGTVSATYLTAPFFNPALTAVYRRNDDAGMIIPSFGISYNDPDKLVDQIEELGDLIAASDPGVVDALNNINGDQLDFEIGGVVAFGIPNKFLSATIYGKAYTESFVTPTIAPGPDPDNSYVQAVTVAVTEVGVSLGKYQTFLNQHMAFGVTPKLQRVYTYSYAATFSGYDSGDVRENETAETMFNLDAGALWFYGPFRIGVVAKNLVGRDIKTKEYTFNGTSPATTITSYEYSMRPLYTVGAGIVSDYFTLSVDYDLNEEKKFSAFDDNTQMLRAGIEVDLLRQLQLRGGYIKNMARDTDDTITAGIGISPLNLFELDISARYTNENAMGASINFLATY from the coding sequence ATGAAGATGAAAAACCGATATCTCGCAGCTACCATTGCCGCACTATGTGGTTCCTCTGTCGCAAATGCCGCTAATTATGCTATTGAAGCACGAAGTGATGCGATGGGTGGTGTAGGGACAGTGTCTGCCACCTATCTCACCGCTCCTTTCTTTAACCCAGCACTCACTGCCGTGTATCGTAGAAACGATGATGCAGGCATGATCATTCCAAGTTTTGGTATTAGCTATAATGATCCCGATAAACTTGTCGATCAAATAGAAGAGCTTGGCGATCTCATTGCCGCCAGTGATCCCGGTGTGGTCGACGCGTTAAATAATATCAATGGTGACCAGCTCGATTTTGAGATTGGTGGTGTTGTCGCCTTTGGCATCCCAAATAAGTTTCTTTCAGCCACCATCTACGGTAAGGCATACACAGAGTCTTTCGTGACTCCAACAATTGCGCCTGGACCGGATCCTGATAACAGCTACGTGCAAGCCGTAACAGTTGCAGTGACTGAGGTTGGCGTATCGCTTGGTAAGTATCAGACTTTTCTCAACCAACATATGGCATTTGGGGTAACTCCTAAGCTACAGCGAGTTTATACTTATTCCTATGCAGCCACATTTAGTGGCTATGATTCTGGAGATGTGCGCGAAAACGAAACTGCGGAAACCATGTTTAATCTTGATGCAGGAGCGCTCTGGTTTTACGGACCATTTAGAATCGGTGTGGTAGCGAAAAATCTTGTTGGTCGAGATATAAAGACCAAAGAGTACACATTCAATGGGACAAGCCCAGCCACCACAATTACTTCATACGAGTATAGTATGAGGCCGCTTTATACAGTCGGAGCAGGGATCGTCTCTGATTACTTCACACTAAGTGTGGATTACGATCTCAATGAAGAGAAGAAGTTCTCCGCTTTTGATGACAATACACAGATGCTTAGAGCGGGTATTGAGGTTGATCTGCTGCGGCAACTTCAACTAAGGGGAGGTTATATAAAAAATATGGCCCGAGATACTGACGATACGATTACCGCAGGTATTGGCATATCCCCACTAAATCTGTTCGAACTGGATATTTCTGCCCGGTACACCAATGAAAATGCAATGGGTGCATCAATTAATTTCCTTGCGACCTACTAG
- the vxrB gene encoding response regulator transcription factor VxrB has translation MKQTLLLVEDDKNLADGLLVSLEQAGYECLHAESISEVEPLWQKADLVILDRQLPDGDSVSHLPEWKKSKNIPVILLTALVTVKDKVAGLDSGANDYLTKPFAEAELFARIRAQLRSPETSEQLNTEQVVTENLIIDKSTREVFFNGEQITLTRTEFDLLLFLASNLGRVFTRDELLDHVWGYNHFPTTRTVDTHVLQLRQKLPGLEIETLRGVGYKMKG, from the coding sequence GTGAAACAGACGTTGCTACTCGTTGAAGACGATAAAAATCTGGCAGATGGCCTATTGGTGAGCTTGGAGCAGGCAGGTTACGAGTGTTTGCACGCCGAAAGTATTTCTGAAGTGGAGCCACTTTGGCAGAAAGCGGACTTGGTTATATTGGATAGACAATTGCCAGATGGCGACTCAGTCTCGCATCTCCCTGAATGGAAGAAATCAAAGAACATACCGGTAATTCTGCTCACCGCGTTGGTCACTGTAAAAGATAAAGTGGCCGGATTGGATTCGGGTGCAAATGACTACTTGACAAAACCTTTCGCGGAAGCGGAATTATTCGCCAGAATCCGCGCTCAGTTGCGATCGCCTGAAACATCAGAACAGCTCAATACAGAGCAAGTGGTGACAGAAAATCTGATCATCGATAAATCAACGCGAGAAGTCTTTTTTAACGGTGAGCAAATTACCTTAACGAGAACCGAGTTTGATTTATTGCTGTTTTTAGCGAGCAACTTGGGACGAGTCTTCACTCGAGATGAGTTGCTTGATCACGTCTGGGGCTACAACCATTTTCCAACTACGCGTACAGTAGACACTCATGTACTGCAGCTACGCCAGAAGCTTCCTGGGCTCGAAATTGAAACGCTGCGTGGCGTGGGTTATAAGATGAAAGGCTAA
- a CDS encoding SPOR domain-containing protein: MKKVAIVTLSVLLSACSSGDYVTNVTSESHREEFKMDTIPEPLMAQQDVVQETNLPQPMVKVETPVEEKAVVKLSPQTERPKAVKIVPPSKKQRDQLQRFGYTIQVMAVGTQSKVDYFASRLPKNEQPIWENYKVVNGTKWFTILYGDFATSTEAKKAIANLPQEFKDLKPFVKSIDSIKNSDYPTLNKLN, encoded by the coding sequence ATGAAAAAAGTTGCAATCGTTACCTTGTCTGTGTTGCTTTCTGCTTGTTCATCTGGTGATTACGTCACCAATGTGACCTCAGAAAGCCACCGTGAAGAGTTTAAAATGGATACCATCCCTGAGCCTTTGATGGCCCAACAGGATGTGGTTCAAGAGACAAATCTGCCGCAGCCAATGGTGAAAGTTGAAACTCCGGTTGAAGAAAAAGCCGTTGTCAAACTCAGCCCGCAAACCGAACGCCCCAAAGCGGTAAAAATTGTTCCACCAAGCAAAAAACAACGTGATCAGTTACAACGTTTCGGCTACACCATTCAGGTGATGGCTGTTGGCACACAATCGAAGGTGGATTACTTTGCCTCACGTCTGCCCAAAAATGAACAACCGATTTGGGAAAACTACAAGGTCGTCAATGGGACTAAATGGTTTACCATTTTGTACGGCGATTTCGCCACCAGTACTGAGGCTAAAAAAGCCATTGCCAATCTTCCTCAAGAGTTTAAAGACCTAAAACCTTTCGTGAAGAGCATCGACTCGATCAAAAACTCGGATTACCCAACGCTGAATAAATTAAACTAA
- a CDS encoding tyrosine-type recombinase/integrase, producing the protein MKKNLFAYTDTTEVKELIERLSQRPDLDFFNQFTQFKYAKNSLLAIQNDWNRYLDFCNQAKITILPCSIVAMRRFIETEARERKYSSIRRSCVHIGLIHQLLSLANPTSHRTIQLSLNELRLKKGSSPVQAIAFTKEHLALLHSTLLKSKNNKEIRDCAIYSIMFECAAKRSELKALRLESVRKIGGTVSITIGDNAYQLSELSSLACKRWLERLPEGAHYLFAAIDKHGNLSSSQLDDSSIFRIMQNAGKRLGLDETFSGQSGRIGAVEQLRTQGMKIREIQDFGRWLSPAMPYQYAGRQGMAQQEMLKFKIIRPWD; encoded by the coding sequence ATGAAAAAAAACCTTTTTGCATATACAGATACTACTGAAGTCAAAGAGCTTATCGAACGATTAAGCCAAAGACCCGATCTGGACTTTTTCAATCAGTTCACCCAATTCAAGTATGCCAAAAATTCGCTACTCGCCATACAAAATGATTGGAATCGGTACCTAGATTTCTGTAATCAAGCAAAAATAACCATACTACCCTGCTCTATCGTTGCCATGCGGCGCTTTATTGAAACCGAAGCAAGGGAGAGAAAATATTCATCCATCCGACGTTCATGCGTTCATATCGGCCTAATTCACCAATTGCTCTCATTGGCCAACCCAACCTCACATCGCACGATTCAACTATCACTGAATGAATTGCGCTTAAAAAAAGGCTCAAGCCCAGTTCAAGCCATTGCGTTTACCAAAGAGCACCTTGCTCTATTGCACTCCACTTTATTGAAAAGTAAGAACAACAAAGAGATCCGCGATTGTGCAATCTACTCAATTATGTTTGAGTGCGCCGCAAAACGCTCAGAGTTAAAAGCACTACGATTGGAATCTGTACGAAAAATTGGTGGCACAGTTTCAATTACGATTGGTGATAACGCTTACCAGTTGAGCGAGCTAAGTAGCCTAGCCTGTAAGCGTTGGCTAGAACGCTTACCTGAGGGTGCTCATTACCTTTTTGCCGCGATTGACAAACACGGTAACCTGTCATCAAGCCAACTTGATGATTCTTCGATATTTAGAATCATGCAAAATGCAGGGAAACGATTGGGATTGGATGAGACTTTTTCAGGCCAATCTGGGCGTATTGGTGCGGTAGAGCAACTGCGTACTCAAGGGATGAAAATTAGAGAAATACAAGACTTTGGTCGTTGGCTTAGCCCTGCCATGCCTTATCAGTACGCAGGACGTCAAGGCATGGCACAGCAAGAAATGCTGAAGTTTAAAATAATAAGACCGTGGGATTAA
- a CDS encoding DUF3319 domain-containing protein produces the protein MAISNYRGFNLKSAGNDTSVWQVRIKNHVLQGSLSAVKKSIDWWCDTASIIDPREFASLDRKLESGTPQAENFNGFSIKNDTGEPNAWYCFFNGKLIKGSKAAIQRHIEAYLVAKQKAEQQQKK, from the coding sequence ATGGCTATATCAAATTACCGTGGTTTTAACTTAAAGTCTGCTGGTAATGACACCAGTGTCTGGCAGGTAAGAATAAAGAATCATGTTCTTCAGGGGAGCTTGAGCGCCGTCAAGAAGAGCATTGACTGGTGGTGTGACACCGCATCCATCATTGATCCTCGTGAGTTTGCTTCTTTAGATAGGAAGTTAGAATCAGGAACACCTCAAGCAGAAAATTTTAATGGTTTTTCCATTAAGAATGACACTGGCGAACCAAACGCTTGGTATTGTTTTTTTAATGGTAAACTCATTAAGGGCTCAAAAGCGGCCATCCAACGTCATATTGAAGCCTATTTGGTCGCGAAACAGAAAGCAGAACAGCAACAGAAGAAATAG
- the pntA gene encoding Re/Si-specific NAD(P)(+) transhydrogenase subunit alpha — translation MQVGVPRERLAGETRVAASPSSVEQLIKLGFDVVIETQAGALASFDDAAYAAAGAKLVSSEEAWKSELVLKVNAPIVDSENGIDEIALLEEGATLVSFIWPAQNPQLMEQLSSKKINVLAMDAVPRISRAQALDALSSMANIAGYRAVVEAAHEFGRFFTGQITAAGKVPPAKVFVAGAGVAGLAAIGAAGSLGAIVRAFDVRPEVKEQVESMGAQFLSVDYQEAAGSGDGYAKEMSDDFNKKAAELYAAQAKDVDIIITTALIPGKPAPKLITKEMVDSMKPGSVIVDLAAANGGNCEYTVANQVFTTANGVKVIGYTDMVGRLPTQSSQLYATNLVNLFKLLCKEKDGTINIDFEDVVLRGVTVIKDGEVTWPAPPIQVSAQPQSQPKVAAKVEKKAEEPVSPVKKLLGLAAAVGAFAWIASVAPAAFLSHFTVFVLACVVGYYVVWNVTHALHTPLMSVTNAISGIIVVGALLQIGQGNGAVTFLAFIAVLIASINIFGGFTVTKRMLEMFRKDK, via the coding sequence ATGCAAGTTGGTGTACCAAGAGAACGACTCGCGGGAGAAACGCGGGTTGCTGCATCGCCCAGTTCGGTTGAGCAGCTAATAAAATTAGGTTTCGATGTTGTCATCGAAACGCAAGCGGGGGCTTTGGCGAGCTTCGATGATGCAGCTTACGCAGCGGCTGGCGCGAAGTTGGTGTCGTCTGAAGAGGCGTGGAAATCAGAGCTGGTCTTGAAAGTTAATGCGCCAATCGTTGACAGTGAAAATGGCATCGATGAAATCGCATTGCTAGAAGAAGGAGCGACCTTAGTCAGTTTTATTTGGCCAGCGCAAAATCCTCAGTTGATGGAGCAACTATCTAGCAAAAAAATCAACGTATTAGCTATGGATGCAGTGCCTCGAATTTCGCGCGCTCAAGCGCTTGATGCGCTCTCCTCCATGGCGAATATTGCAGGTTACCGTGCAGTTGTCGAAGCCGCGCATGAATTTGGGCGTTTTTTCACGGGGCAGATCACGGCTGCAGGTAAAGTTCCGCCAGCCAAAGTGTTTGTCGCAGGGGCAGGGGTTGCGGGCTTGGCAGCCATTGGCGCGGCAGGTAGCCTTGGTGCAATCGTACGTGCATTCGACGTTCGTCCTGAAGTGAAAGAACAAGTTGAATCCATGGGCGCGCAATTTCTTTCGGTCGATTACCAAGAAGCGGCAGGTAGCGGTGATGGTTATGCCAAAGAAATGTCCGATGACTTTAACAAAAAGGCCGCAGAGTTGTATGCAGCTCAAGCAAAAGATGTCGATATCATCATTACAACGGCATTGATTCCAGGCAAACCTGCCCCTAAGTTGATCACCAAAGAGATGGTTGACAGTATGAAGCCAGGCAGTGTGATCGTAGACTTAGCCGCCGCCAATGGCGGGAACTGCGAATACACAGTCGCTAATCAAGTCTTTACTACCGCAAATGGGGTAAAAGTTATTGGTTACACCGACATGGTGGGAAGATTACCAACTCAGTCGTCTCAGTTGTACGCAACCAATCTAGTCAACCTTTTTAAGCTGCTATGCAAAGAGAAAGATGGCACGATTAACATCGATTTTGAAGACGTTGTGCTTCGCGGCGTAACTGTCATTAAAGACGGTGAAGTCACTTGGCCAGCACCGCCAATTCAAGTCTCCGCTCAGCCTCAATCCCAGCCGAAAGTTGCCGCCAAAGTAGAGAAGAAAGCCGAAGAACCCGTTTCTCCGGTGAAGAAACTGCTTGGCCTTGCTGCCGCTGTTGGCGCATTTGCTTGGATTGCGTCTGTGGCTCCTGCCGCTTTCTTGTCTCACTTTACCGTGTTTGTTTTGGCTTGTGTGGTGGGTTACTACGTCGTTTGGAACGTGACTCATGCGTTACACACACCATTGATGTCTGTCACGAACGCCATTTCGGGCATTATCGTAGTTGGCGCACTTTTGCAGATAGGTCAAGGAAACGGGGCCGTTACCTTCTTGGCATTTATTGCCGTATTAATTGCGAGTATTAACATCTTTGGTGGCTTTACGGTAACCAAGCGTATGCTCGAAATGTTCCGCAAAGATAAATAA